The Setaria italica strain Yugu1 chromosome IX, Setaria_italica_v2.0, whole genome shotgun sequence genome has a window encoding:
- the LOC101769471 gene encoding meiosis-specific protein PAIR3, whose protein sequence is MEAELQNIHKAASSDYWSLSSNQYPSGKFAKVSVGITIPRAGSVSRVKDATPAFDRNLSQGTDGISRPPKDDNASLQVSQEAAKNDGSAKGAPEAGSDMKVSLSQPDDNTHEQTGTFSFGTRREQVSSIDKLETPEFVSSQRKRNLESADKSKPNSEMLRMKLWEILGGTSQNKQAVASPNPDNFETPDQPKSQTVKAPSSGNKEVFTSPFPDNIKTPDPLNRQTVNFSRCKPSLDPIESDSDSPKVVEIKPVTRSLGRKKAPAASKKQSRSAKKPLSTFCSTPKKKMLDNVFTFNDKCTPKTVVKHAIGDSGSLRNLRSSNRKAKVEAQKIHYSDRISDKTTQDDKEGKLSSRNTPSDNKVEKATSFSSLSRTGKTAESCSRSPKRGRRLDVMPKVGPRKMQFSENLLAKTRNDEQNKLYSPRKISLKSKENDSSTSPLKKSDRIPCGHTVAENNFNSPPSGAANPSPEPKIYPWDHDVSPEITGKFGQNVASPWTDRFRDTPDDYPSPTLAPKVNTSPQISKELDGDLYTSKYPKSVDRSRSSSLASDPESEPPDEMDKTTELPGSESPASSEERETSKQSSLSPPSPTEDEGTKSSKPSFAKGNKSHKWLSDIDGPDKSHIEHVGRKSNLNEDRMRKRRLSSATAFASSGTQETIISEKEQEQYPENYLTRAFDQLVVVLGRFQTKIKSETSKKSSEILAATGEIIRQQLEGVEVQMQADVDKLVNVGKSKRKRLESTFEEQQEKLRILHEKFKEEVNKQLLDCRTSLEDFESYHAELKGVADKQKSSHKKLLVNAEKTVGAQLNDAEVKIAEVQKRARKRMSGLKYVLKELIAETAD, encoded by the exons ATGGAAGCTGAGCTGCAGAACATCCATAAA GCTGCTTCAAGTGATTATTGGAGTTTATCCAGCAACCAGTATCCGTCTGGTAAATTCGCTAAGGTCTCAGTTGGTATCACGATCCCAAGGGCAGGTTCTGTATCAAGAGTCAAAGATGCTACCCCTGCATTTGATAGGAACTTATCTCAGGGAACTGATGGAATATCTAGACCACCTAAGGATGATAATGCTTCACTTCAGGTCTCACAAGAAGCTGCAAAGAATGATGGATCTGCTAAAGGGGCGCCTGAAGCTGGCTCTGACATGAAGGTTTCTTTATCACAACCTGATGATAATACACATGAGCAAACAGGGACCTTTTCTTTTGGTACAAGAAGAGAACAAGTCAGCAGCATAGATAAATTGGAGACGCCCGAATTTGTAAGTTCCCAACGAAAGCGGAACTTGGAATCTGCAGATAAAAGCAAGCCCAATAGTGAGATGCTCAGGATGAAGCTGTGGGAGATCCTTGGTGGCACTTCACAAAACAAGCAGGCTGTTGCTTCACCAAACCCTGACAACTTTGAGACACCTGATCAACCAAAAAGTCAAACCGTCAAAGCACCATCTTCAGGGAACAAGGAGGTTTTCACTTCACCTTTTCCTGATAACATCAAGACACCAGATCCACTGAATCGTCAAACAGTGAACTTTAGTAGGTGTAAACCGTCCCTTGATCCAATTGAGTCAGATTCTGATAGTCCAAAAGTTGTTGAAATAAAACCTGTTACTCGCTCCTTGGGACGCAAGAAAGCACCAGCAGCCTCCAAGAAGCAGAGTCGAAGTGCAAAAAAACCATTGTCTACTTTTTGCTCTACACCCAAGAAGAAAATGCTAGACAATGTGTTTACCTTCAATGACAAATGCACTCCTAAAACAGTGGTAAAACATGCAATTGGTGACTCCGGCAGCTTAAGAAATCTCAGAAGCTCAAATAGGAAAGCTAAAGTTGAGGCTCAGAAGATACATTATTCAGATAGAATTTCTGATAAGACCACGCAGGATGACAAGGAAGGAAAGCTATCTTCTAGAAATACACCATCAGATAACAAGGTAGAGAAGGCtacctccttttcttctttgtcCCGAACTGGAAAAACTGCTGAGAGCTGTTCTCGAAGCCCTAAAAGGGGGAGGAGACTGGATGTGATGCCTAAGGTTGGGCCCCGGAAGATGCAGTTTTCAGAAAATTTATTGGCCAAGACACGGAATGATGAACAAAACAAGCTCTATTCTCCTCGCAAGATATCATTGAAGAGCAAGGAAAATGATTCTTCTACATCACCACTGAAAAAATCAGACAGAATCCCTTGTGGACATACAGTAGCAGAAAATAATTTCAACTCTCCACCATCTGGTGCTGCTAATCCATCACCTGAACCTAAAATATACCCATGGGATCATGATGTGAGCCCTGAGATAACTGGTAAATTTGGGCAGAATGTTGCTAGTCCATGGACAGACAGATTCAGAGACACGCCAGATGATTATCCAAGCCCTACTCTTGCACCTAAGGTAAATACATCCCCACAAATAAGTAAAGAGCTAGATGGCGACCTATACACTTCCAAGTATCCCAAAAGTGTGGACAGGTCCAGATCAAGTTCCCTTGCCTCGGATCCAGAATCTGAGCCACCG GACGAAATGGATAAAACCACTGAGTTGCCTGGTAGTGAATCTCCTGCTTCTTCAGAAGAAAGAGAAACCAGTAAACAATCATCTCTTTCACCCCCATCTCCAACTGAAGATGAAGGGACTAAAAGTTCCAAACCAAGCTTTGCAAAAG GAAATAAATCTCATAAATGGCTTTCAGATATTGATGGCCCGGATAAATCTCATATTGAGCATGTGGGTAGGAAATCAAATCTAAACGAGGATAGAATGAGAAAAAGGCGCTTATCATCAGCTACTGCTTTTGCCTCTTCCG GAACACAAGAAACTATAATTTCTGAGAAAGAACAAGAACAATACCCAGAAAACTACCTTACAAG GGCTTTTGATCAACTGGTAGTGGTGTTGGGAAGGTTCCAAACTAAGATTAAGTCTGAAACAAGCAAGAAAAGTTCTGAGATACTTGCAGCTACTGGAGAGATAATACGCCAGCAGCTTGAGGGGGTTGAGGTGCAAATGCAGGCTGATGT GGACAAGCTGGTCAATGTAGGCAAGTCTAAAAGGAAACGCCTAGAATCAACATTTGAAG AGCAACAAGAAAAATTAAGGATTCTCCATGAGAAGTTCAAGGAGGAGGTCAACAAACAGCTGCTGGATTGCAGGACTTCTCTTGAGGATTTTGAATCCTACCATGCAGAACTTAAGGGAGTAGCTGACAAGCAAA AATCATCCCACAAGAAGCTCCTAGTAAATGCTGAGAAAACAGTAGGCGCTCAGCTCAATGATGCAGAAGTCAAAATCGCTGAGGTCCAGAAG AGAGCACGGAAGAGGATGAGCGGCCTGAAATACGTGCTCAAGGAGCTGATTGCAGAAACTGCAGATTGA
- the LOC101769871 gene encoding ATP-dependent 6-phosphofructokinase 5, chloroplastic — protein MAPAQPMEYAGSVSSGQKHLGYFGVHTSSRLQCVGYDKKSRTNQLVIRAISVDRPQLDFSNPNWKKQFQEDFDKCFSLPHLRDVIDVEPRPTTFSLKSRIPLENVNGSMQESWNGYVNDDDRALLKVIKFASPTSAGADCIDPDCSWVEQWVHRAGPRKQIYFEPQYVKAGIVTCGGLCPGLNDVIRQIVLTLEKYGVKNIVGIQHGFRGFFEDHLSEVPLSRHVVQNINLAGGSFLGVSRGGANISDIVDSIQARRLDMLFVLGGNGTHAGANAIHEECRKRKLQVSIVGVPKTIDNDILLMDKTFGFDTAVEAAQRAINSAYIEAHSAFHGIGLVKLMGRSSGFITMHASLSSGQVDVCLIPEVPFTLDGPNGVLRHLEHLIETKGFALVCVAEGAGQEYLQKSNATDASGNMVLSDIGVHLQQKIKSHFSNIGVHSDIKYIDPTYMLRAVRANASDAILCTVLGQNAVHGAFAGFSGITTGVCNTHNVYLPIPEVIKSARFVDPNSRMWHRCLTSTGQPDFH, from the exons ATGGCTCCAGCACAGCCGATGGAGTATGCTGGTTCAGTTAGTTCAGGACAGAAGCACCTGGGCTATTTTGGAGTACACACCAGCAGTAGGTTGCAATGTGTGGGATATGACAAGAAATCAAGAACGAATCAGTTGGTCATTAGAGCCATATCTGTTGATCGCCCACAACTAGATTTCTCGAATCCGAACTGGAAGAAGCAGTTTCAAGAGGACTTTGATAAGTGCTTCAGCTTGCCACACTTGAGAGATGTGATTGATGTGGAACCAAGGCCAACAACTTTTTCTCTGAAGAGCAG GATTCCGCTTGAGAATGTGAATGGTTCGATGCAAGAATCATGGAATGGCTATGTGAACGATGATGACAGAGCACTTCTGAAG GTTATTAAGTTTGCCTCACCAACATCTGCTGGAGCTGATTGCATTGACCCTGATTGTAGCTGGGTTGAACAATG GGTGCACCGTGCTGGTCCACGTAAACAAATATATTTCGAGCCTCAATATGTAAAGGCTGGGATTGTAACATGTGGTGGGCTCTGCCCTGGTCTCAATGACGTCATTCGGCAG ATTGTGCTTACACTTGAAAAATATGGGGTGAAAAACATTGTTGGGATACAGCATGGATTCCGTGGATTTTTTGAGGATCACTTATCAGAAGTGCCA CTTTCTAGGCATGTAGTCCAAAATATCAATCTTGCTGGTGGTAGCTTCTTAGGAGTTTCTCGTGGTGGTGCAAACATTTCAGACATTGTTGACAGTATTCAG GCCAGGAGGCTTGACATGCTCTTTGTACTAGGTGGAAATGGAACTCATGCTGGAGCTAATGCTATACATGAGGAG TGCCGCAAGAGAAAACTGCAAGTGTCGATTGTGGGTGTCCCAAAAACTATTGACAATGACATATTACTTATGGACAAGACTTTTGGATTTGATACTGCAGTGGAAGCAGCACAAAGAGCTATCAACTCTGCATATATTGAG GCACATTCTGCATTTCATGGCATTGGACTGGTCAAGCTGATGGGAAGAAGCAGTGGCTTCATCACAATGCATGCCTCTCTGTCCAGTGGACAAGTAGATGTCTGCCTGATACCTGAG GTACCATTTACTCTTGATGGACCGAACGGAGTTCTTCGACATCTTGAGCACTTGATAGAGACCAAGGGATTTGCTCTGGTTTGTGTTGCTGAAGGAGCAGGACAG GAATATCTGCAGAAGTCAAATGCAACTGATGCATCAGGGAACATGGTTCTTAGTGACATCGGTGTCCACCTTCAGCAGAAG ATCAAATCTCATTTCAGTAATATAGGAGTCCATTCTGATATCAAGTATATCGATCCCACATACATGCTCCGTGCAGTGCGTGCCAATGCATCTGATGCCATCCTATGCACTGTGCTGGGTCAGAACGCT GTCCACGGCGCCTTTGCAGGTTTCAGTGGCATCACGACCGGGGTGTGCAACACACACAATGTGTACTTGCCGATACCGGAAGTCATCAAGTCCGCAAGATTTGTCGATCCAAACAGCCGGATGTGGCATCGGTGCCTGACCTCAACCGGGCAACCGGACTTCCATTGA
- the LOC101770274 gene encoding soluble inorganic pyrophosphatase, producing the protein MAEEKKSQPRLNERIMSSLSKRSVAAHSWHDLEIGPGAPAVFNCVVEITKGSKVKYELDKKTGLIKVDRVLYSSVVYPHNYGFIPRTLCEDGDPMDVLVLMQEPVIPGCFLRARAIGLMPMIDQA; encoded by the exons ATGGCTGAAGAGAAGAAGAGCCAGCCGCGGCTGAACGAGCGGATCATGTCGTCCCTCTCAAAGCGGTCGGTCGCCGCACATTCCTGGCATGACCTTGAGATAG GACCTGGAGCCCCTGCTGTTTTCAACTGT GTTGTTGAGATCACAAAGGGCAGTAAAGTGAAATATGAGCTTGACAAGAAGACTGGATTGATCAAG GTTGACAGGGTGCTATACTCATCAGTGGTCTACCCACACAACTATGGTTTCATACCACGCACGCTGTGTGAAGATGGAGACCCGATGGATGTGCTGGTGCTGATGCAG GAACCAGTGATACCTGGCTGCTTTCTTCGGGCAAGGGCCATTGGCCTTATGCCTATGATTGATCAGGCATGA